The genomic DNA ATTCTCTTGACATTCTACAGAGGTGTGTGCATATTACCATTATAGAATCTTTTGGCCATATACTTGCTCTGATGACAAACCTATAGACAAGCATATAACTGAATTTATGTGTGTTGCTACATTTACACGACTGAATCTTCCACAGTTAAAAGAAATAGTGGCTAAAACTACATTCGAATTATATTAATCAGTTTAATGTGTTTTATTATAGAAATTACTCTTTGTTGGCAAGTAGCTGAGTAAGACCACGACGTTTGTGATTTAAGGTTAGTTAATATCGATGAATGCCACTAaataaagaatatttatatgatGAGCACTTTTTAAAGCCAAACAGTTATCCCTGTCATAAAAACACTTGATGATATACTAAACTGACAAAgaaatttgctttatttagATAAAATGTTGTTggaatatgtaaataatatttatttatttcattttagaTAAGGAATATGCCGAGGCTCTGATACACTCTTACCGAAATGGTCATGCTGAATGCAAAGGTAATTATTCCCGTATATTTTGGATTAAATAAGAAGTAGGGCACTCTCATGATGTTCTTAGATACCGCCCCAGTCGGAGAAATGATGTCGATTGGTTTATTTTACTGATAGTTCTTATATCCAGCATAAtctatataaaatattgacTGAATATGTACTTATACCACTCTCTTCTTATTTACAGTCGTGAAGTTACATGAAGTCCCATGCTTTGTACACTGAGAAAACCAATTTATAAGACGCACACATTTTGAGGTGAGTTTTCCTTGTTCGGATGTAGCACAGGCACGTATAGATTAGGGCCATCTCATGATGTTCTTAGATACCGCCCCAGTCGGAGAAATGATGTCGATTGGTTTATTTTACTGATAGTTTTTATATCTAgcataatatatataaaatattgacTAGAATATGTACTTATACCACTCTCTTTTCATTTAGAGTCTTGAAGTCACTTACTTTGTACACTGAGGAAACCAGTTTATAAGGCGAATGCATTTTGAGGTGAGTTTTGCCTGTTCGTTTGTTCCAAAGGGACATATAGATTAGGGCCCTTTTATGATGTTTTTAGATACCGCCCCAGTCGGAGAAATGATGTCGATTGGTTTATTTAGCTGAAAGTTTCAATCTGTGACCCATTACATGTTTAATGAACTTCTTCAATGCGTACTTATGCTATtgtgttttatattttcagaTTAATCAGTGGATGATGACTGATGGCGGTGTGCCTTTTATGTGAGCAAGTGGTACGTATTATTTGATTGGTTGACCCTCTGCTGAATCCATTTCATGATGATTACCTTGACAAGCATATACCTGAATGTTTATGTCGAATATACACACGACTGattcatccacatccacaattCCCACGATGTGATTCTTTCGCAAGCAGTTACTGATTCGTATCTTAATTCTTTATTGCAGGCAGTGAAATGATTCTGAAGAAGATCAAATGACTAACAATTGCCACAATGTTTCCATGAATGTTATCTCCAattgataaataaaaacaaaacttgtACTTGTAATATAACgtgatatattttattttgcatattatgTATAGACATTCAATCGCTTCAGTTAACGAAGGAGATACACATACGTTTAATGCTACAAAAATTGCTTCCTtctttcgattcgatttgagcCAATCGTGTGGGCTACATATAGGAATATTCCATTTGTAAATGTTGACCTTTATATAATTGgtacagtacatacatatgcgtacagtacttttgtttgtgttcaatattcatacatatacatatgtaaatatatatgcgTACGTTGCTACATATGTAAGGTATATATAtgtttgggttgggttttatgtattttgtatatatatattcgtaTGTACGTACGAGCATGCAGAAGGGATACACGATATACGCTCAAAAAAACTCaacaaagcaaatcaatttcccAGGCACTTGGCCTGCACTCGATACaaactcgactcgactcggcttccgtttccgcttctGCTGTCAAACTGTAAACGTCAAATGCCAATGGAAACTTTTGATTGAACGCACAACtagtgtatgtatgtaggtagtTATTTAGGGACTGGGGGATAGTACTGGTCTAGTATAGATGGCACGGCATGGCCTTAGTTTagatataaaatatgttttactACCAAACAACATTTATAAAGAGtttctcctgcttctgctgttacTTTTGCCTCGAAATTAAAGCAAACTTTGCATGCTCCCCTTTGCGGGAGATGGATTTAACTCTGTTCTGTTCGAACCAATGGGGAATATTACAAatgtaatacattttttagCATCAATGACGATTTACAGAGAGATAATGAGTGAGAGATGTCAATTACAAGTGGAAGTTTCAAGGATATAGCAAGTGGGAAGAGAGTCTCAATCAAATGTCTTTCGGTTAGCGTAGCTTTCTCCACGATAGTCGTGTCATATTTCTGtaacatttttctttgttttatttcgtATTCATAGGTATTCATAGGTGTtttcaaaaaacaataaggaaTCAACAATATTCATAAAATGTATCATTATAGAATATATGGTAAAATGTAAATCTAAAAACTACACATATATAATAATGTTTGTATAAATGTATGGGGTAGAGGGAGTGCGGGTGTTGGATTAAACAAACATACGGACATACATCCGAGTATCTAGGTATGtttctttgcatttggttttgtttttgtttgttttgtgggtatgaaataaataagtatCGCATGCAGGTGAATAGATGTGGATCGATTGAGGCTCCGGCTAGTGGCCAATGTGTTTCTTGATCAGGGCCTGCAGTAGCCGCACCTTGGCCTTCTTCTCCTTGTACTGGGCATAGGTCTCTGTCTCGAGGGACCTTCGATCCTGCTTCAGCATCTTGCGGCCGTTCTGCTCCTCGAACAGTGACTCGTACTCGCGTATGGTGGCCTTCAGCACGGCCTTCTCGTCGCGCAcccgctccagctgctcccaCAGCTGGTCCAGACTCAGTGCGGAGATGTTCTCGCTGGCCGCTCTCTCCGCCGCGGAAGACTCCATCGATCCGGCAGCCGCCGGACCAGTTGTGGTGGTGGTCGACTCATCGGAGGAAGCATTCTGTGTGATGGTATTTGGCGCCATTGAGTCGCTGGGAGAGTTGGTGGTCGCGGTGCTGTTGTTGGATGAATACTGCAGCGGTGTTGAGGTTGCCTCGAAGACCATAGCCTCGTGCTCCAGGATCGTGGGCAGCTCTGGCACCCCACTCCCAGTTCCAAACATTACAGTGCGGGCAACCAGACGCTTCAGCTGACGGTAGCGATCGTACAGGGGTCGGGCTGCATCTCGCTCCTCCTTGGTGATCGGATGGCCGTAGAGATTCTCAAAATACAGCAGACCATGCTGGACGGCTGTCTTCTCCTGCACCAGTTGATCGGCGGTCAgttcctccagctgctgcgacCGTTGGCTATTTGTGCGCTTCTCGTTTAGATTCTGCAATGGATAGCAAATAGCAGGCGGGTGAGTACGGTGCATAAGTTATCAATGGATCAATGAAATCAATATGAAAATGACACTTCAATGCCACGGAAGCCCacccaaaacagcaaaaaaacacgCATACATAAACTGATAAAAGCGCCAAAGCGGCACGTAAACAAGACTATCTATCAGCGCCACTGCATGGGGCATTATTTCATTGGGTCTCATGACAAACAGACAAGAATCCGCGCGAGACGCCAAAAGGCCcaaaacagaaatagaaataaGTGCAGAAAATTCGTAAACAGTCGCAAAAACCGAGCAAACATTACATTATACAAgcacttttgtggctgctcttaACCATTATATCCATATTCTCTGTCCTCCCGGCCGACCGTCTGTGGTCCGTCCCTCAGTGTACATCCAATCATTCTTGGCACAAACTcaatttcgtttcttttcgaGCCTCTATGACAAATGTATCATTAATTTGTCAATCGAAGAAGGAGGCCTGTCCTAACCAAATGCCATGAGCACTCTGCTATTGGATCTAAAATAGATTCCCATAAAATacttttacatatgtacatgcaaatgTATAAAAGAAGCCTCCCAAATTGGGCAGGCAgctacacaaatatttgtagggGTTCTAGAAGCCCTATCCCTACTTCCTGGCAATGTGCGATGAAACATTTAAGTCTCGAATATATAAATCAGTCTCTTATTTTCCATCTATTTCTATTTGCATGTATGAATTCTCTTAATCGAACATCTTTATTAAACGAAGCCAAAAGTGCCTTCTACCATCCAGTATAAAATTATCAAAAGAttagaataaaatataaaagaaatgtCCGAATTCTAATGAGTAGACATGCACAATTGCGGCTATACTTTGAATCATAATCGATTCAATTGTATTGATTTCGTCAATTAATTCTGAAATAGAATCTATTCGCATGCCAAAGTACTTTCCATCCCAAATTAAAACCGCATTTAAGTAAAGCACTCTTGACAGGGCATAAACACGTCGATCAGCTGccgaattttgtttgttttccccCCAGAcagcattttttttgggcggaaaatttcatttcatttaaatttgttgttttcccgAGTGCCGCTCTGACAATGGGGCAAGATCAAAGTTATTGCCAAATTGCTAAACATGTcactggctgccgctgctgctgctgccttcgagGCAATCTACATATAATACCCGAGGAACTGAGGCTCTCTGACGTCTGCTCCACTTGTTAATTGCCATCAAAAATCTGTGTCTGTCTCGTGACAAGAGTGCGCGAATGAGATGGGGTTGTTGGATGGAGAATGATCTCAGAGAGACATTGAGAGAGTGATCCGTACCTGCTCGATTTCAGCGAGGGTGGCCTTCATGCGCTCCAGCTTCTTGGCCACCTCCTGGCACCCGGAGCCACCAGCACCGCCGCCGCTACCGCCGCCTAGCTTGAGGCCGAGGGCAGCGATGGGATCAGTCTTGAGCTCATGCCGCTCCTTTCGCAGCTTGCTCAGCTCGGCCAGGGCGTTCTTCATATACTTGTCGTTGAGGCGCTCCGCCTGCGAGGGCCGGTAGCCGAGCCGCTGCTCCAGTGCGTCCTCCAGCTGGACGAGCTTCTTCTTGAGCACGGTCACCCGTCGGCCGATGGCCTTGAGGCGCTCCTCGGGCGTCTGGAAAGCCACCATCATGGCGGGCAGCACCTGCTGCATCACATCCCGGGTGCGCATATTCTCCAGCGAACTGAAGGCGCGTACAGCGTCCATCGGCTCCAGGCAGTCCATGTCCTCGCAGCCATGCAGCTGCACGCTGGTCGCTTGCTTGGGCAGCGCCTGCGGATAGGGCATCACCTTGGCCAGCTGGGCGGCCGCATCGATGTTGCCTCCGACGTGGGGCCGGGAGTGGGCGTAGCGTCGGCTCAGCACGGGGGCGGGCTCATCCCCGCGCTCCCACGGCAGCGATTCCTGGGCCGAGGTGAGGTCCGggttctgttgctgttggcgttGCGGCGGCTTGGCCTTGACGGGTGTGGGCGTTGAGTCGTCGCTGCCCGCCGAGGAGCtcgttgtgggtgtgggtgagaTGCTGGAGctcctttttggctgctgctgctgctggttttgttgctgctgtagcagttgttgctggtggAAGTCGATCaggttgttgtcgttgtgaTCGGAAGCGGAGGAAGACGAGttggacagctgctgctgttgctgttgctgcttcctgctgctgatgaagcCGCGACGCTCGTACTTCAGAGCGGACAGGTCGTACTTATAGGCGCTCTGTTCGTCCCGCCTGGAGGGCAGGTACTTGCCACCGACtcctccgctgccgctgcccttCTTGGTGATGCCGGACTTGCGGCCGGGTGGCAAGCGGGACTTACAGAAGCGCTCGCTGCTCCTTCGGCGCTCGTGCTCGCACTCACTGTCATCGCTGGCCTCCCGCTGCTGGCGGGCCGGACTGGTCTCTGAGCGTGGGCGCTCCTTGGAGCCCTGCACCTCACTTGAGAGATTGGCCAGCGAGGAGTTGTTCTCGCCGCCCTCCGACTCCTGGttctgggactgggactgggactgggactgctgTTCGCGTTCAAACTCCAGACAGTAGTTGGCGTAGCTGGCGGTACGCTCAAAGTCCTCTGAGGAGACACGCCGAATGACCTCGCATTGGGCCTCCAGCAGGTGGGCGGCCGCTGTCTTGGGGTCTTGTGGTGCGTGGCCCTGAGCTGGATCCGTGAGCAGCTCCTCGCTGTTGCTGCGTTGCAGCTTGCGGTCCTGTCCAAAGACGGAGCTGCTGTCGAGACGCTCCTTGCGCTTGCGCGATGACTTTTGCCATTCCAGAGGATTGATGATCTCCGGTAGATATGTGGAGCTGAACTTTGGCTGTGGGTCGACGCTGTTCAGATGGTTCTTGGCATCCGCCTTGGTCCTTTCCGGACTCTGCTGATGTTGACGGACGACGGCTGCTGGCTCATGGCACTGTGTGGGGGCCGCTGTGGATGcggacgatgacgaggatgctgacgatgatgaagatgaggctgaggctgcacTGCCGCACGAGGCAGTCGACGATGATGAACCGGTGAGACGACTCAGGTCGTCTTCGTTCAGCCCAGTTGTGGGATGGCGCATGCCGCActgtaaagagagagaaatggttagggaaattaataaataaataattaaagagGTGAATAATTAAACAATATTTCTTAAATGTCATCCTAAACGAACCCACGCCCCACCCTACCTGTTCATTAAGTGTGGGTTAATAAAGGTCTGGCACTACGTGTCGCATGAGTAATAGTTCgttaaaacatttattttgtgcccCGTCACGACCCATCATCAACTACTGCCCCCCCAGTGCCCACTCGATCGGACTCGGGCACTGGGGTCTAGTTGAAGAAAATCTCTCCAGTTTCCAGTCTCCGATGCCTGTTATATAAGTCACACACGAtgcccataaataattcatagACTTTGGTCGGAAAAAGTCAAGCTTCCATTTAGTAtccaaagaaaaatcaaagttTCTGTTCGAGTTGTGTAATCGTATGACGAAATACCGAATAAATTCGAtcaaaattgaatgcaaaaattgagaaaattCTATTTGATATTCCATCATTTTGGGAAAATTGTATAGGAATACtaaatgatatttattttgtaacatttgacatttgaatgcatttcttGAATAATTTCAACACATTTAATTAGCAAAAGGGATGctcaaaatattataaataaaagtatattgtataaacatatatttacCAGAAAATATGTAATAATTTTGGGCGTCATATTGTTGTggattataaataataataaatgtagGTTGAATTGGCTAATCTCTATGGGAATCAGTCTAGCGGTAGCTTGGGGATTATCACAAGTATTATTGCACTCGAGGCGCCTCGATCACGTTCAATCACTTGATTTAAATATACTTTTGTCGGTATAATCTTATAGATGTCATTAAAATGTCATCGCTTGAATCTCgttcaataaatttcaattgaaattaattgaatatttcctttccaggtttttgttttttttttgtgggtggaaCACAGTATTGTCGTCTACTTTTTGTTGAAAACAGTCTACATGTCTCTAGAtcttttgattgtttttgcaaGTATTTCTATCTGTTTTTTtcacaaatattaattatttttcttttgggctTTTGGCGCTTgacgctgcctctgccgacAGCacggtggaggaggagaaggagagaaccGTTTGCCGTTGCTTTCTCTGGGCGCACCGAATTActattaaattgatttcagCCCCGACCTCGGGAATTATATGCGAAAATCTCGAGAGCCGAGCGGCGGCAGAGCACCAgtagcggcagtggcagagcgaTAACTTGGAAGAGCGGgtaggagagagagcgcctgCGCATGGTCAATGTTATTGTCGATCGCTGCAGCGCCCGCTGTGGGGGTGAGCGGGAGCGATAGAGAGAAGGTgcgaaaatgaaatgcaaacagagCAGAATTTGTGCAAGCAAGTTATAGTAATAAAAGGTGGGGCGCTCATATAAAGCTTTCTCACTGCATGCATACGCAGAGCTTGAGAGAGGAAGCTCGAGAGGGAGCGGTCAATCCTCTCGACTTGTATGAAATATACCTTTTGTGTACTTTTCTTATCGGTACTCTCCTCCGCTGCAGACActagacagagacagacaataGATTGCgcctctgtgtgttgtgtgtgtgcgtttgtttgagagtttaaaaataaatctgGCACTTGGGGCGCACGAAATTAGCAGAAGCTCCACACTTTATGGCCATATTaatgaaatgaattaatttattcacTTGTTTACTCCCCCGTGTGCACCGACAGAGCAAACAGGCGATACCGATACATAACCAATGTGGCTCAAGCGCTATTATCGATTGATCGAACGGTATTTTTGGCACACTCGAAAGCCCTCCGTACAGGTAACGGCACttcataaacaaaacaaaaaccaaaataaatttgtcaacggtgtgtgtacatagtatgtacgattgtatgtatgtatgtatgtgcaaacAAGAATACTTGCTCGAGAATATATTTCAAGTGCAATGTCACGCCAGatcaatgcagcagcagagcagaggcaaaagcagagcTGCAGCGGAACAGCGCAGCAACGCCTGGAACTGACTTTCtggcctctctctgtctgcctgtaaAAATAACTGAGtcatctccctctctttctctctcgttcttctagGCTAACCGAATATCAGAGGGCCTGGAGACTGGAGTCTGTGCGTGTGTCAATCAACTCTTCGTCAGCCAGAATGAGACAAACTAATTGAAGAACTCGCGCCCTCTTGTGACGTCAATGGAGAACGTGATCGAAAGCTTACAGCAACGCAAACAACGGCTTGGAAGGACAACCAACCTCCCGTACGCCAGTGTTGTGTGGGCGGCGCGTGCAAGGCATTTCCAATTGGAATTAGTTCTTATCAAATTAATTAGACAACGGAAAGGGGAATTTGTTCAAGGGATttagcagccacagacagcgaCAGGTGAAAGCCCAGTACGCCGTCTAATGGCACAGCAATGGATAATGAATGGGACTTCAATCGATGTCCACAGACTTAACGGCAACAAATTCCACGTTGATAACTGCAAAAATGTCTATAAAAGGATTTCTTCTTTAATCAAATAACAAAGAACCTTTTGGTGACACATTTTGTAAGTTAAGGGCACATAACAGCTATAAAGCTTCCTCTACGGAAAACATTGGTTCCGAGATCCAGTGCAACACACAAATGGAATTCTTCTGGTTTTTGGtccaaaatatatgtaaatacccAAAAATACTCACAtatctataaatgcaaataatattgATTCAGCTTATGACGTAGGCAGGTAGTATGAGCGCGTGGGCGGTTATTCGCATGTCATAAATCTACGCATCAATATCATCTGAGCcacacatacaatgtacatttCAGGCGATATCAA from Drosophila subobscura isolate 14011-0131.10 chromosome E, UCBerk_Dsub_1.0, whole genome shotgun sequence includes the following:
- the LOC117891695 gene encoding protein FAM13A isoform X1, which encodes MTPKIITYFLCGMRHPTTGLNEDDLSRLTGSSSSTASCGSAASASSSSSSASSSSSASTAAPTQCHEPAAVVRQHQQSPERTKADAKNHLNSVDPQPKFSSTYLPEIINPLEWQKSSRKRKERLDSSSVFGQDRKLQRSNSEELLTDPAQGHAPQDPKTAAAHLLEAQCEVIRRVSSEDFERTASYANYCLEFEREQQSQSQSQSQNQESEGGENNSSLANLSSEVQGSKERPRSETSPARQQREASDDSECEHERRRSSERFCKSRLPPGRKSGITKKGSGSGGVGGKYLPSRRDEQSAYKYDLSALKYERRGFISSRKQQQQQQQLSNSSSSASDHNDNNLIDFHQQQLLQQQQNQQQQQPKRSSSISPTPTTSSSAGSDDSTPTPVKAKPPQRQQQQNPDLTSAQESLPWERGDEPAPVLSRRYAHSRPHVGGNIDAAAQLAKVMPYPQALPKQATSVQLHGCEDMDCLEPMDAVRAFSSLENMRTRDVMQQVLPAMMVAFQTPEERLKAIGRRVTVLKKKLVQLEDALEQRLGYRPSQAERLNDKYMKNALAELSKLRKERHELKTDPIAALGLKLGGGSGGGAGGSGCQEVAKKLERMKATLAEIEQNLNEKRTNSQRSQQLEELTADQLVQEKTAVQHGLLYFENLYGHPITKEERDAARPLYDRYRQLKRLVARTVMFGTGSGVPELPTILEHEAMVFEATSTPLQYSSNNSTATTNSPSDSMAPNTITQNASSDESTTTTTGPAAAGSMESSAAERAASENISALSLDQLWEQLERVRDEKAVLKATIREYESLFEEQNGRKMLKQDRRSLETETYAQYKEKKAKVRLLQALIKKHIGH
- the LOC117891695 gene encoding protein FAM13A isoform X2, producing the protein MRHPTTGLNEDDLSRLTGSSSSTASCGSAASASSSSSSASSSSSASTAAPTQCHEPAAVVRQHQQSPERTKADAKNHLNSVDPQPKFSSTYLPEIINPLEWQKSSRKRKERLDSSSVFGQDRKLQRSNSEELLTDPAQGHAPQDPKTAAAHLLEAQCEVIRRVSSEDFERTASYANYCLEFEREQQSQSQSQSQNQESEGGENNSSLANLSSEVQGSKERPRSETSPARQQREASDDSECEHERRRSSERFCKSRLPPGRKSGITKKGSGSGGVGGKYLPSRRDEQSAYKYDLSALKYERRGFISSRKQQQQQQQLSNSSSSASDHNDNNLIDFHQQQLLQQQQNQQQQQPKRSSSISPTPTTSSSAGSDDSTPTPVKAKPPQRQQQQNPDLTSAQESLPWERGDEPAPVLSRRYAHSRPHVGGNIDAAAQLAKVMPYPQALPKQATSVQLHGCEDMDCLEPMDAVRAFSSLENMRTRDVMQQVLPAMMVAFQTPEERLKAIGRRVTVLKKKLVQLEDALEQRLGYRPSQAERLNDKYMKNALAELSKLRKERHELKTDPIAALGLKLGGGSGGGAGGSGCQEVAKKLERMKATLAEIEQNLNEKRTNSQRSQQLEELTADQLVQEKTAVQHGLLYFENLYGHPITKEERDAARPLYDRYRQLKRLVARTVMFGTGSGVPELPTILEHEAMVFEATSTPLQYSSNNSTATTNSPSDSMAPNTITQNASSDESTTTTTGPAAAGSMESSAAERAASENISALSLDQLWEQLERVRDEKAVLKATIREYESLFEEQNGRKMLKQDRRSLETETYAQYKEKKAKVRLLQALIKKHIGH